CTGCATTCAGCGTGATCGCCACCGATGCGAATGGCTGCGCCTCGGAACCCTTCGCCGTGCAGGTCGAAGTGGGCGATGCGGGAACGCCCACCTTCACCGTGATCGACACCTTGGGCTGCACGCCGCATTGCGCCAGCTTCTTCGCAGATGCAGAGGAGGGCAGCTTCACGTGGGATCTGGGCGACGGCACGGTGATCACCGGCGGTCCGAGCATCCGGCATTGCTACAGCAGCGGCGGCGTGTTCGATGTGCGCCTCACCCGCGCCGATGCCAGTGGCTGCAGTGGGACATGGGTCTACGCGGAGGCCGTGCATGCCATCCAATCGCCCACTGCGGCTTTCAGCGCAGTTCCGCCCGTGACCACGATCAAGGAGCCCTTGATCCAGTTCATCAATCGGTCCATGGGGGCCGATAGCGTGCTATGGAGCTTCGGTGATCCGTCGGACAGCACGAGTTCGGGCTATGATGCGGCCTTCGCCTATGGCGAGGTGGGCTGCTTCCCGGTGCGGTTGCTGGTGCTGAATGCTGAAGGCTGCTCATCATCCGCGGTGGTGGAGGTGTGCGTGGAAGACGAGTTCGCGGTGTACATCCCCAATGCCTTCACGCCGAACGGCGACGGGTACAATGATCTATGGGGCGCCATCACGACCGTGGGCCTTCCGCGCGAATTCGAGCTGGTGGTCTTCGATCGCTGGGGCGGTGAGCTATACCGGGGCAATGAGAAACAAGCCTTCTGGGACGGCGCGGCCAATGGGGAGGTGCCCATTGGCGTTTATCCCTGGCGCCTGCGCCTGCGCGATACCGCAGGCAAGGTGCAGGAGCGCTCAGGCCACGTCGCGCTGCTGCGCTGATCAGCCTACTGGATCGAATCGTGCTTGCGCTTGAGCGCATCCACCACGCGCTGCACTTCTTCCTTCGTGGCGCCGCGGTCCTCGGCTTTGCCGGCAGTGCTCTCCAAGCGGCCCTGCTCTTTGGCGATATCGCCCTGCACCTTGGCCTCCTGCTGCATCAGCTTCGCCAATGAGGATTCGCCCTTGGCCAGCTTCTCCCGTGCCTTCGTGAGCTTCTGCAGGTCCTTCGGATCATTGCTCAGCGCGAACTTCTTCTCGCGGCCCGCGATGTCACCGGTGAGGTGCGCGTTATCGCGTTCGACCTTGGCGCGCTTCGCTTTGAGCTTCTCGAGCTGGCCGTTCGACTTGGTGATCCGTGACTGGCTCTTGGCCACATCTCCTTTGGTGCTGGCCAGCTTGTCGCCCGCTCTGGAGAGCTGCTTCTCATACGCTGCGATCTGCGACTGCACCACGGCCCGGTTGTATTTCACGGCCAATGCGCGCATGTACGCCTCCTGGCCGTCCGTCGTTTCCACTGGCGTGGAGTCATTCACGGCGAAGGCCACGGTGAGCTTCACGAGGTTGGCTTTCTTCTCCTGGGCCGATGCCGCTGCGGCCATTGCAGCATCAGGCATCTGAGGCACGCGCAGGCCTGTCGCCTTTGCAGGCTTGCCCTTGGTCACCGCATTGCTTACGGCTTGCATATCGGCCATCCACCAGCCCATCACGTCGCCGGCATCGGCCTCATGCACGGCGATGGTCCATGCGGACAATCTGAACACGCCGTTCTGCAGGCTGTCAGGCACCACCGCGATGGCCTTGTCCCACGAGAGCGCGTAGCCCTCTTGGGTGGAGTTGCCTTTCTGAGCGTCGGCCTGGGATGCGGAGAGCATGCACGCAGCGGTGAATAGCAGGATGGAGCGGTTCATGGCAGTTCGTTTGAGCGCTGGAAGTTCGGCATGATTCAGACGTTACCGGTGACGCTGGTCACCCGGGTTCGGGGAGATCGCGCAAAGCCAGGTACACCCGGTGCATGGGCAGGCCCATCACGGTGTAGAAGCTGCCGTCGATCCGCTCGACCGCGGTATAGCCGATCCAATCCTGCACGCCGTAAGCGCCTGCCTTGTCCAGGGGCTTGTGCCGTTCCACGTAATATGCGATCTCGGCTGGCGACAGCGCGCGGAAGCGAACCACGGCGATGTCGGCGAAGCTGAACATGCCGTTGCTGGTGCGCAGGCAAACGCCGGTGACCACGCGATGCGAACGCCCGGAGATCAGAGCGAGCATGCGGCGCGCATCGGCGTCGTCCACTGGCTTGTTCAATAGATGAGGACCAGATGCATCATCGAGCAGCACCGTGGTATCAGCGGTGATGAGCACTTGATCCGGAGCGAGCGAGCCGTTCCATGCATCGGCTTTCTTGCGAGCGAGGTGCTCGGCCACCTGATCGTCCGGCATCCCAGCGGGTGGAGTCTCGTCCACATCCGTGCTGGTGATCTCCACGGGCAGGTCGAGTCCTTGCAGGAGCTGTCGCCGACGGGGTGAGGCCGAGGCGAGGATCAAACGCCATGGGAAGAGCGGAGGTGCGTGCATCATAAGAACCTGATCAGTGCGGCGAAGCCGGCCCCCATCACCATGGCCACCTTCATCAGGGCGCCAGCGCGATTGTGCTCTTCGCGCGTGGCAGCGTTGTATGTGAAGGCCGCCGAAAGCAGCAATGGCGCAATGATCCCGAGCTGGATGTACCAGTAGGCCATGTTGCCGTGCAGCGCAGGCACCAGCATGTGCACGGCGAGCAATGCGAGGATCAGCATGGCGATGTAAGCGAGCGTGAGCGCTTTGGCCCATTGAATGCCCCAAGCGATGGGGATGGTGCGGCAGCCGTGGGCGGCATCGCCTTTCACATCGGCCATGTCCTTCTGCAGTTCGCGAACCAGCGAGGAGAGGAACGCGAAGGCCGTGAAGCCCAATACCCACCACCAGAGCTCGGTGAAGGTGCCCTCCATCTCATAGCGGGCATCGCCAGGCAGGATCACGGTGCTATGGGCCGCGAAGGAGCGTTGCAGCGCGGGGATCTCGTACAGGCCGACGGTGAGCGGCACCAGCGCGGTGAGCACGGCCACGGTGCCATTGCCGATGATGAGCTGCCGCTTGAAGCTGGTGCTGTACGTCCACAATGCGCCGATGGCGAACGCTGGGATGACGAGCAGTGGCCACTGGCCGGTCCGCCAGGCAACGATCGCGCCGCAGAGAAGGCCCGCACTGCTCAGCACCAGATGCGCTGCCATGGCCACCCGCCGCTTCACGCTGCGGCCCACGATCACGGTGCCCGGCCGGTTGATCCGGTCGATGCGGGTGTCGAAGTAGTCGTTGATGATGTTGCCCGCCGCGCCGATGAGCACCACGCTGAGCACGAGCAGCACGAAGAGCCAGAGCGGCAATTGCGGGCCGAAGCCCGGTTCCACGCTGATCTGGGCACGGGTGATGCCACCGCCCGCTTCCTGCAATAGCTGTTTCAGGCCACGCTCGAGGTAGCCCAGCACCAGGCCGTATCGGATCAGCGCCATGGTGAGCGCCATGATCAGCAGGTTCAAAGGGCGCGATAGGCGTATCAGATCGAGCATCGGGCAGGTCCTCTTCGCTCCATCACCAAGTGTAGGCACCGTCGGTGAGCCACTTGCCTTGCACCTTCATGGCCTGTTCCAATAGGTCGCGCACGCAGCCTTGTCCACCGGCCTTGGCGCTGATGAACCGGCAGATGGCCTTCACCTCGGGGGCGGCGTCAGCGGGACAGCAGGGCAGGGCCACGCGATGCATCACGCGCAAGTCGGGGATGTCGTCGCCCATGTACGCCGTGCGCGCTGGATCCACGAGGCCTTCGGCGATGAGTTCATCGAGCTTGGCGTTCTTGTCGAGCACGCTGCTGTGATAGGCCGTGACGCGCAGCCGCTCGAAGCTCTCGCGCATGCCATCGCTGCGGCCGCCGGTGGTGATGATGATGCGGTATCCTTCCTTGATCGCATGCTGAACGGCGTAGGCATCACGGCTGTGGAATGTGCGAACCGGGTCGATGCCGGGAAGCATCAGCACGCGGTTGTCCGTGAACACGCCATCCACATCGAAGAGGAAAGCGTCGATGCCAGCGAGGAGCTCCTTATAGGTCGATGCCATCCGTGGGGTGGCCGTGCGCCTTCAGCATCATGCTGCTCAATTGCGCATAGGCGCGACGAAGATCGGCTTCGTCCTCCAACAGTTCGAGGTGGCGCTTCACAGAGGTGATGTCTCCCCTCCGCGCTGGTCCGGTGAGCGCTTCGGCGGGCCCGATGGTCGTGACTTTCTGCGCTGTGAGCTTCCACAGCGGCATGAGGAGATTGGGCGGCAGTTTCTCCTGCTTGAGCAGGCGTTGGGCTTCGCGCATCAGGAAGACCGGGAAGTTGCTGGCGAGCACCGCCGTGAGGTGCAGCAGCTCGCGCTGGCGATGGGGCAGTTGCAGCACACTGCCGCTGACGGCGCGCGCGAGCTTCAGGATGACCGCCTCAGCCTCTGGCGTGCTTGCTTCCACCGCAAGCGGCACATCGCTCAGGTCGATGGGAGCGCCATGGCTCAGGGTCTGCACGGGCCAGATCACCGCGCGGTGCTCATGGGGCACCAGCACATCGATGGGCACGGCCCCGGCGGTATGGGCCACCACGGTGCCGCCTGCAGGAATGCGCGCGGCGATCTCGGCGATGCTGTCATCGCTCGTGGCGATGATCACGAGGTCGGCCTCTGGCAGCGCGCGGTCCAAGCGGTGGGCAGGGCATTCGAGGAAGCGCGCCAAGTCGTTGAGCTTCTCCGGGTTGCGGCCCGCCACGCCGATGAGCGGCAGCTTGGCCTTCATGATGGCGTGGCCCAGGTGGTAGGCCATGCGTCCCGTGCCGATGATGAGGATCGATGTCATTCTGTTGTCGTGAAGCGTCGGTCATGGCCGATGGTAGGGTCAACTCCGTCATCCCGGCCTTGAGCAAGGAGTGGCGACCTGCCGAGGTTGAAGTCGAATTCCATCGCCATCATTTTCCCCGTGCGCGCTGCCAGACCGCCATGCCGGAGCCGAGCGCCAGCAGCACGCAGCCGATCCACAGGATGTTGATGCCAGGGAAGATCAGCGCTTGCATCACCACGAATTCACGCTCTGCCACATCGAGCCCCAGCTTCCCGCCTTCAACGGTCGCCAGACTGTAACGGATGCGCAAGGCTTCCAACTCAGCCGCCTTGCCCATCACCGGCTGCCCATCGGCGTAGATCACCAGCGGCCGTGCCTCGAACCAGCGTTCCGGGTTGTAAAGGTCACGGATGCGCAAAGCAGCGGCATGCACGGTGAAGCGGTCGCCGAGCATGGCCTTGGTGGTGCTGTCCTGCATGATGTACAAGCTGTCGATGACTGCAACGCTCGTCGGCGTTACGATCGTGTCGCCCACTTGCTTGTCATAGCGGCGGTTCGGCATCCATGCATCGTCCGGCACGATGGTGCCATTGGGCAGCGTGTCCGGGGCCATCGCCATTTCCGCGTAGCGCAGGTGCGTGTAGAGGTCGCGCGTGAGCCAATGGCGCGTGCTCGGTTCGGGCACGTTGCCCATGCGCTCATTGAGCTGTATGATGGGCGAGAGCGTGAACAAGGGCTTGCCGGGCGCAGTAGGGCTCCAATCGCTCGCGCGCCATAGCTCGCGCTTGCTGTAGCTCTCGAGCGGCTCCCAATGCTCGGGCTGCTGCGCGAGGAACTCCGGACCGGCGCTGTGCGCCTGCCGTGCGCGGAACAAGGTGCCTCCGATGCGAACGGTATCGCCCTGCGCATAGCGTCGCGGCTCCACGCCGAAATACTCCATGGCGTACTCGAGGTTCACGCCATCGCGCTGCTTCCCGCGGTAGTGGACATAGAACTCGCCCATGCGCGTGGTGTCTCCGCGGTACAGCAGGATCTCCTTGCTGTTGCTGAAGCCCTCGTTGAGGAAGCGCAGGTCCATGTTGCGCGCATTCATGCTCACGTCCTGCGTGCGACTGGTGCTCACGAGCGCTCCTAGGAGCACCAGCGCGAAGCCCGTGTGCGCGATGCTCGG
The DNA window shown above is from Flavobacteriales bacterium and carries:
- the maf gene encoding septum formation protein Maf, whose product is MMHAPPLFPWRLILASASPRRRQLLQGLDLPVEITSTDVDETPPAGMPDDQVAEHLARKKADAWNGSLAPDQVLITADTTVLLDDASGPHLLNKPVDDADARRMLALISGRSHRVVTGVCLRTSNGMFSFADIAVVRFRALSPAEIAYYVERHKPLDKAGAYGVQDWIGYTAVERIDGSFYTVMGLPMHRVYLALRDLPEPG
- a CDS encoding geranylgeranylglycerol-phosphate geranylgeranyltransferase yields the protein MALTMALIRYGLVLGYLERGLKQLLQEAGGGITRAQISVEPGFGPQLPLWLFVLLVLSVVLIGAAGNIINDYFDTRIDRINRPGTVIVGRSVKRRVAMAAHLVLSSAGLLCGAIVAWRTGQWPLLVIPAFAIGALWTYSTSFKRQLIIGNGTVAVLTALVPLTVGLYEIPALQRSFAAHSTVILPGDARYEMEGTFTELWWWVLGFTAFAFLSSLVRELQKDMADVKGDAAHGCRTIPIAWGIQWAKALTLAYIAMLILALLAVHMLVPALHGNMAYWYIQLGIIAPLLLSAAFTYNAATREEHNRAGALMKVAMVMGAGFAALIRFL
- a CDS encoding 3-deoxy-D-manno-octulosonate 8-phosphate phosphatase, yielding MASTYKELLAGIDAFLFDVDGVFTDNRVLMLPGIDPVRTFHSRDAYAVQHAIKEGYRIIITTGGRSDGMRESFERLRVTAYHSSVLDKNAKLDELIAEGLVDPARTAYMGDDIPDLRVMHRVALPCCPADAAPEVKAICRFISAKAGGQGCVRDLLEQAMKVQGKWLTDGAYTW
- a CDS encoding DUF2520 domain-containing protein; this translates as MTSILIIGTGRMAYHLGHAIMKAKLPLIGVAGRNPEKLNDLARFLECPAHRLDRALPEADLVIIATSDDSIAEIAARIPAGGTVVAHTAGAVPIDVLVPHEHRAVIWPVQTLSHGAPIDLSDVPLAVEASTPEAEAVILKLARAVSGSVLQLPHRQRELLHLTAVLASNFPVFLMREAQRLLKQEKLPPNLLMPLWKLTAQKVTTIGPAEALTGPARRGDITSVKRHLELLEDEADLRRAYAQLSSMMLKAHGHPTDGIDL